In one window of Oryza sativa Japonica Group chromosome 9, ASM3414082v1 DNA:
- the KIN7J gene encoding kinesin-like protein KIN-7J isoform X1: MAGEERPERIVVSVRLRPVNAREAERGDGSDWECAGPTTLTFRGAVPERAMFPASYSYDRVFSHECGTRQVYDEGARQVAMSVLSGINASIFAYGQTSSGKTYTMVGITEYSMSDIYDYIEKHPEREFILKFSAMEIYNEAVRDLLSSDATPLRLLDDPEKGTVVEKLTEETLRDKGHLLELLAVCEAQRQIGETAMNEASSRSHQILRMTVESSAKQFLGKGNSSTLIACVVLMKYLHLNFVDLAGSERASQTASAGMRLKEGSHINRSLLTLGKVIRQLSKGRNGHIPYRDSKLTRILQSSLGGNARTAIICTMSPAHCHIEQSRNTLLFANCAKDVVTNAQVNVVMSDKALVKHLQREIARLENELKFPASASCTSHAEILREKDELIKNLEEQLKELMEQKDTVQSQLDNFRKVASDGDINNHLARRWSRSSDSIPRIVSEGAFSSSDTQDIDYQDQTMDELSVPHSFPPSSQISDITEEHEAQRVAHRAESEPPEEHCKEVQCIETNKLRSRRSQEFFQTPEKKTHTDDQKHSESMSNSAENAIKLYACDFEPSFDLEKPETEESLALKRCVVSSRDSALTRSRSCRASFMVIPNSWFDDSASTTPSSETFRYSTRRPEKVRKSLSPDEIADKSTGNAEEDKSTCNAEEETAVNDIGCVTEVKQKTEMNHAPQSSEQHQPKIAKEVATVSLSKWHIDFERKQQEIIELWHDCNVSIVHRTYFFLLFKGDQTDSIYMEVEHRRLSFIKNSLIADGELHATTASSLRNLRHERDMLYRQMVRKLHLAEKERLYGKWGIDMSTKQRRLQLSRRIWTQTGMDHVRESAALVAKLVEHLEKGQAIREMFGLSFSFKPRRSFSWVGVYSRD, encoded by the exons atggCGGGGGAGGAGCGGCCGGAGCGGATCGTGGTGTCGGTGCGGCTGCGGCCGGTGAACGCGCgcgaggcggagcgcggcgacGGCTCCGACTGGGAGTGCGCCGGCCCGACCACGCTCACGTTCCGCGGCGCCGTCCCCGAGCGCGCCATGTTCCCCGCCTCCTACAGCTACG ACAGGGTGTTCAGCCATGAGTGCGGCACGAGGCAGGTGTACGACGAAGGCGCCAGGCAGGTCGCCATGTCAGTGCTCAGTGGAATCAACg CGAGCATATTCGCGTACGGGCAGACGAGCAGCGGCAAGACCTACACCATGGTTGGCATCACGGAGTACAGCATGTCGGACATCTACGACTACATCGAGAAG CATCCTGAGAGAGAGTTCATCCTGAAGTTCTCGGCAATGGAGATATACAACGAGGCTGTCAGGGACCTCCTGAGCTCTGACGCAACGCCTCTCAGGCTTCTTGATGATCCAGAG AAAGGAACAGTTGTAGAAAAACTCACCGAGGAGACTCTGCGAGACAAAGGCCATCTTCTGGAGCTCCTTGCTGTGTGTGAAG CTCAAAGACAGATTGGGGAAACTGCTATGAATGAAGCAAGCTCCAGATCTCATCAAATACTCAGGATG ACGGTTGAGAGTTCAGCTAAGCAGTTCTTGGGGAAAGGAAACTCGAGCACTCTTATTGCTTGTGTGGTATTGATGAAATACCTGCATCTT AATTTTGTTGATTTAGCAGGAAGTGAGCGTGCATCTCAGACGGCATCGGCTGGTATGAGGCTAAAGGAGGGCAGCCATATTAACAGAAGCCTGCTTACTCTAGGAAAGGTCATTCGCCAACTCAG CAAGGGGAGAAATGGCCATATCCCATACAGAGATTCAAAGCTCACCCGGATACTGCAGTCATCACTGGGAGGCAATGCAAGAACAGCAATCATCTGCACGATGAGCCCGGCACACTGCCACATCGAGCAGTCGAGGAACACTCTTCTGTTTGCTAACTGCGCGAAAGATGTCGTCACCAATGCACAGGTCAACGTGGTTATGTCAGACAAGGCACTGGTGAAGCATCTTCAGAGAGAGATCGCTAGGTTGGAGAACGAGCTGAAGTTTCCTGCATCAGCCTCTTGCACTTCTCATGCAGAGATTCTCAGAGAAAAGGATGAACTAATTAAGAAT CTGGAAGAACAGTTGAAGGAACTGATGGAGCAAAAGGACACCGTTCAATCTCAGCTTGATAATTTCCGCAAAGTTGCGAGCGACGGGGATATCAACAATCACTTAGCAAGGCGATGG AGTCGGTCTTCAGACTCGATTCCGCGCATTGTGTCAGAAGGTGCATTTTCATCTTCAGATACTCAAGACATTGACTATCAAGATCAAACAATGGATGAACTGTCAGTACCTCACTCGTTTCCACCAAGCAGCCAAATTTCTGACATCACAGAGGAACACGAAGCACAGAGAGTAGCTCATCGAGCTGAATCTGAGCCCCCTGAGGAGCACTGCAAGGAAGTGCAGTGCATCGAGACAAACAAGCTCAGGAGCAGGAGAAGCCAAGAATTCTTCCAAACACCTGAAAAGAAGACACACACTGATGATCAAAAGCATAGCGAAAGCATGTCAAATTCAGCAGAAAATGCCATCAAGCTATATGCGTGTGATTTTGAGCCGTCATTTGATCTCGAGAAGCCTGAAACTGAAGAATCTCTTGCCCTGAAGAGGTGTGTGGTTAGCTCCAGGGACAGTGCGCTTACTAGGAGTAGAAGCTGCAGAGCTAGCTTCATGGTCATTCCGAACAGCTGGTTCGATGACTCGGCGAGCACGACGCCGTCGTCCGAAACCTTCAGATATTCTACCAGAAGGCCAGAGAAGGTGAGGAAAAGCCTGAGTCCTGATGAGATCGCAGACAAGAGCACGGGCAACGCTGAAGAAGACAAGAGCACCTGCAATGCTGAAGAAGAGACTGCTGTGAATGACATCGGCTGCGTCACAGAAGTGAAGCAGAAGACAGAAATGAACCATGCACCCCAATCTTCAGAGCAACACCAG CCGAAAATTGCTAAAGAAGTTGCCACGGTCTCCCTTTCGAAATGGCACATCGATTTCGAGAGAAAGCAGCAGGAGATCATCGAGCTGTGGCATGACTGCAACGTCTCGATCGTACACCGGACctacttcttcctcctcttcaagGGCGATCAGACGGACAGCATCTACATGGAGGTAGAGCACAGGCGACTCTCCTTCATCAAGAACTCCCTCATCGCAGACGGCGAGCTCCACGCTACCACCGCATCAAG CTTGAGGAATCTTCGGCATGAGAGGGACATGCTGTACAGGCAGATGGTGAGGAAGCTGCACCTGGCCGAGAAGGAGAGGCTGTACGGCAAGTGGGGGATCGACATGAGCACCAAGCAGAGGAGGCTGCAGCTGTCGCGGCGGATCTGGACGCAGACCGGGATGGATCACGTCAGGGAGAGCGCCGCCCTCGTCGCGAAGCTGGTCGAGCACCTGGAGAAGGGGCAGGCCATCAGGGAGATGTTCGGGCTGAGCTTCAGTTTCAAGCCACGCAGATCTTTCAGCTGGGTCGGCGTCTACTCCCGAGACTGA
- the KIN7J gene encoding kinesin-like protein KIN-7J: MAGEERPERIVVSVRLRPVNAREAERGDGSDWECAGPTTLTFRGAVPERAMFPASYSYDRVFSHECGTRQVYDEGARQVAMSVLSGINASIFAYGQTSSGKTYTMVGITEYSMSDIYDYIEKHPEREFILKFSAMEIYNEAVRDLLSSDATPLRLLDDPEKGTVVEKLTEETLRDKGHLLELLAVCEAQRQIGETAMNEASSRSHQILRMTVESSAKQFLGKGNSSTLIACVNFVDLAGSERASQTASAGMRLKEGSHINRSLLTLGKVIRQLSKGRNGHIPYRDSKLTRILQSSLGGNARTAIICTMSPAHCHIEQSRNTLLFANCAKDVVTNAQVNVVMSDKALVKHLQREIARLENELKFPASASCTSHAEILREKDELIKNLEEQLKELMEQKDTVQSQLDNFRKVASDGDINNHLARRWSRSSDSIPRIVSEGAFSSSDTQDIDYQDQTMDELSVPHSFPPSSQISDITEEHEAQRVAHRAESEPPEEHCKEVQCIETNKLRSRRSQEFFQTPEKKTHTDDQKHSESMSNSAENAIKLYACDFEPSFDLEKPETEESLALKRCVVSSRDSALTRSRSCRASFMVIPNSWFDDSASTTPSSETFRYSTRRPEKVRKSLSPDEIADKSTGNAEEDKSTCNAEEETAVNDIGCVTEVKQKTEMNHAPQSSEQHQPKIAKEVATVSLSKWHIDFERKQQEIIELWHDCNVSIVHRTYFFLLFKGDQTDSIYMEVEHRRLSFIKNSLIADGELHATTASSLRNLRHERDMLYRQMVRKLHLAEKERLYGKWGIDMSTKQRRLQLSRRIWTQTGMDHVRESAALVAKLVEHLEKGQAIREMFGLSFSFKPRRSFSWVGVYSRD; this comes from the exons atggCGGGGGAGGAGCGGCCGGAGCGGATCGTGGTGTCGGTGCGGCTGCGGCCGGTGAACGCGCgcgaggcggagcgcggcgacGGCTCCGACTGGGAGTGCGCCGGCCCGACCACGCTCACGTTCCGCGGCGCCGTCCCCGAGCGCGCCATGTTCCCCGCCTCCTACAGCTACG ACAGGGTGTTCAGCCATGAGTGCGGCACGAGGCAGGTGTACGACGAAGGCGCCAGGCAGGTCGCCATGTCAGTGCTCAGTGGAATCAACg CGAGCATATTCGCGTACGGGCAGACGAGCAGCGGCAAGACCTACACCATGGTTGGCATCACGGAGTACAGCATGTCGGACATCTACGACTACATCGAGAAG CATCCTGAGAGAGAGTTCATCCTGAAGTTCTCGGCAATGGAGATATACAACGAGGCTGTCAGGGACCTCCTGAGCTCTGACGCAACGCCTCTCAGGCTTCTTGATGATCCAGAG AAAGGAACAGTTGTAGAAAAACTCACCGAGGAGACTCTGCGAGACAAAGGCCATCTTCTGGAGCTCCTTGCTGTGTGTGAAG CTCAAAGACAGATTGGGGAAACTGCTATGAATGAAGCAAGCTCCAGATCTCATCAAATACTCAGGATG ACGGTTGAGAGTTCAGCTAAGCAGTTCTTGGGGAAAGGAAACTCGAGCACTCTTATTGCTTGTGTG AATTTTGTTGATTTAGCAGGAAGTGAGCGTGCATCTCAGACGGCATCGGCTGGTATGAGGCTAAAGGAGGGCAGCCATATTAACAGAAGCCTGCTTACTCTAGGAAAGGTCATTCGCCAACTCAG CAAGGGGAGAAATGGCCATATCCCATACAGAGATTCAAAGCTCACCCGGATACTGCAGTCATCACTGGGAGGCAATGCAAGAACAGCAATCATCTGCACGATGAGCCCGGCACACTGCCACATCGAGCAGTCGAGGAACACTCTTCTGTTTGCTAACTGCGCGAAAGATGTCGTCACCAATGCACAGGTCAACGTGGTTATGTCAGACAAGGCACTGGTGAAGCATCTTCAGAGAGAGATCGCTAGGTTGGAGAACGAGCTGAAGTTTCCTGCATCAGCCTCTTGCACTTCTCATGCAGAGATTCTCAGAGAAAAGGATGAACTAATTAAGAAT CTGGAAGAACAGTTGAAGGAACTGATGGAGCAAAAGGACACCGTTCAATCTCAGCTTGATAATTTCCGCAAAGTTGCGAGCGACGGGGATATCAACAATCACTTAGCAAGGCGATGG AGTCGGTCTTCAGACTCGATTCCGCGCATTGTGTCAGAAGGTGCATTTTCATCTTCAGATACTCAAGACATTGACTATCAAGATCAAACAATGGATGAACTGTCAGTACCTCACTCGTTTCCACCAAGCAGCCAAATTTCTGACATCACAGAGGAACACGAAGCACAGAGAGTAGCTCATCGAGCTGAATCTGAGCCCCCTGAGGAGCACTGCAAGGAAGTGCAGTGCATCGAGACAAACAAGCTCAGGAGCAGGAGAAGCCAAGAATTCTTCCAAACACCTGAAAAGAAGACACACACTGATGATCAAAAGCATAGCGAAAGCATGTCAAATTCAGCAGAAAATGCCATCAAGCTATATGCGTGTGATTTTGAGCCGTCATTTGATCTCGAGAAGCCTGAAACTGAAGAATCTCTTGCCCTGAAGAGGTGTGTGGTTAGCTCCAGGGACAGTGCGCTTACTAGGAGTAGAAGCTGCAGAGCTAGCTTCATGGTCATTCCGAACAGCTGGTTCGATGACTCGGCGAGCACGACGCCGTCGTCCGAAACCTTCAGATATTCTACCAGAAGGCCAGAGAAGGTGAGGAAAAGCCTGAGTCCTGATGAGATCGCAGACAAGAGCACGGGCAACGCTGAAGAAGACAAGAGCACCTGCAATGCTGAAGAAGAGACTGCTGTGAATGACATCGGCTGCGTCACAGAAGTGAAGCAGAAGACAGAAATGAACCATGCACCCCAATCTTCAGAGCAACACCAG CCGAAAATTGCTAAAGAAGTTGCCACGGTCTCCCTTTCGAAATGGCACATCGATTTCGAGAGAAAGCAGCAGGAGATCATCGAGCTGTGGCATGACTGCAACGTCTCGATCGTACACCGGACctacttcttcctcctcttcaagGGCGATCAGACGGACAGCATCTACATGGAGGTAGAGCACAGGCGACTCTCCTTCATCAAGAACTCCCTCATCGCAGACGGCGAGCTCCACGCTACCACCGCATCAAG CTTGAGGAATCTTCGGCATGAGAGGGACATGCTGTACAGGCAGATGGTGAGGAAGCTGCACCTGGCCGAGAAGGAGAGGCTGTACGGCAAGTGGGGGATCGACATGAGCACCAAGCAGAGGAGGCTGCAGCTGTCGCGGCGGATCTGGACGCAGACCGGGATGGATCACGTCAGGGAGAGCGCCGCCCTCGTCGCGAAGCTGGTCGAGCACCTGGAGAAGGGGCAGGCCATCAGGGAGATGTTCGGGCTGAGCTTCAGTTTCAAGCCACGCAGATCTTTCAGCTGGGTCGGCGTCTACTCCCGAGACTGA
- the LOC4347646 gene encoding small ribosomal subunit protein bTHXm, translating to MAMRLAAAAAFVRRLVPARNPVISAEAEAVTCGRGDKKTKRGKRFKGSYGNARPKREKKIERIKDRVEVPRSTPWPLPFKLI from the coding sequence ATGGCGatgcggctggcggcggcggcggcgttcgtgCGACGCCTCGTGCCGGCGCGAAATCCGGTGAtctcggcggaggcggaggcggtgaccTGCGGGCGCGGGGACAAGAAGACCAAGCGCGGGAAGCGGTTCAAGGGCTCCTACGGCAACGCGCGGCCGAAGCGGGAGAAGAAGATCGAGCGCATCAAGGACCGCGTCGAGGTGCCCCGCTCCACCCCGTGGCCGCTCCCCTTCAAGCTCATCTGA
- the LOC4347647 gene encoding homeobox-leucine zipper protein HOX6, with the protein MDGEEDSEWMMMDVGGKGGKGGGGGGAADRKKRFSEEQIKSLESMFATQTKLEPRQKLQLARELGLQPRQVAIWFQNKRARWKSKQLEREYSALRDDYDALLCSYESLKKEKLALIKQLEKLAEMLQEPRGKYGDNAGDDARSGGVAGMKKEEFVGAGGAATLYSSAEGGGTTTTTTAKLMPHFGSDDVDAGLFLRPSSQHHPPPPHAGAGFTSSEPAADHQSFNFHSSWPSSTEQTCSSTPWWEFESE; encoded by the exons ATGGATGGGGAGGAGGACAGCGAGTGGATGATGATGGACGTTGGAGGGAAGGgcgggaagggcggcggcggcggcggcgcggcggacagGAAGAAGCGGTTCAGCGAGGAGCAGATCAAGTCGCTGGAGTCCATGTTCGCGACGCAGACCAAGCTGGAGCCGAGGCAGAAGCTGCAGCTCGCCAGGGAGCTCGGCCTGCAGCCTCGCCAGGTCGCCATCTGGTTCCAGAACAAGCGCGCGCGGTGGAAGTCCAAGCAGCTCGAGCGCGAGTACTCCGCCCTCCGCGACGACTACGACGCCCTCCTCTGCAGCTACGAGTCCCTCAAGAAGGAGAAGCTCGCCCTCATCAAGCAG CTGGAGAAGCTGGCGGAGATGCTGCAGGAGCCACGGGGGAAGTACGGCGATAATGCCGGGGACGACGCGCGGtcgggcggcgtcgccggcatGAAGAAGGAGGAGTtcgtcggcgcgggcggcgccgccacgctcTACTCGTCGGCCGAGGGTggcgggacgacgacgacgacgacggccaaGTTGATGCCCCACTTCGGCAGCGACGACGTCGACGCGGGGCTCTTCCTCCGGCCGTCGTCGCAGcatcatccgccgccgccgcacgccggtgCCGGCTTCACGTCCTCCGAGCCGGCCGCCGACCACCAGTCCTTCAACTTCCACTCGAGCTGGCCGTCGTCCACGGAGCAGACCTGCAGCAGCACGCCATGGTGGGAATTCGAGAGCGAGTGA